The following are from one region of the Dethiosulfovibrio faecalis genome:
- a CDS encoding GTP-binding protein — translation MAKEKFERTKPHLNIGTIGHIDHGKTTLTAA, via the coding sequence ATGGCAAAAGAGAAATTTGAAAGGACAAAACCGCATCTGAACATAGGGACCATCGGTCACATCGACCACGGCAAGACGACCTTGACGGCGGCTAT